A genomic segment from Torulaspora globosa chromosome 3, complete sequence encodes:
- the ENT5 gene encoding Ent5p (ancestral locus Anc_8.335), with the protein MDSLSRKIQNLGIHDIRNAARFAQNMIVQYEPYQVDIRRATNTDSWGPTPKHLAKVLRNRYQVPLYLMTEYTLKRLVDHVATRPKNLYEKARKDYVNYGSEWRVVLKCLAVLEFLLLNVADGDELNQVRSCLVTHKHLLSREVMGYRVGVSSDGKMEVHERGIRKKCEQVLQLLEDSQYLKRERQRHARNNLKIRQQGESSLYNANPVDSSGSSPAAEALDDDEGADDELPETVPQQQRQRRRSHIEEQRRQRREILRERIKNTEIERKRQLEQAKARDEPDLLDLIDFDDLDGVDDDDFGDFQGGDASATSSNPTASDILDLLDWTAAPAAPAASTDAPAAEKNAPKKHDAFADLFSHSKSLI; encoded by the coding sequence ATGGACTCGCTGTCTAGGAAGATTCAGAACCTGGGGATCCATGATATCCGGAACGCGGCGCGGTTTGCGCAGAATATGATAGTGCAGTACGAGCCGTACCAGGTCGACATTCGCAGGGCGACAAACACGGACTCGTGGGGTCCGACGCCGAAACATCTGGCCAAGGTGCTCAGGAACCGGTACCAGGTGCCGCTGTATCTGATGACGGAGTACACGCTCAAGCGGCTGGTCGACCATGTGGCTACGCGACCCAAGAACCTGTACGAAAAGGCGCGCAAGGACTACGTGAACTACGGGTCCGAGTGGCGGGTGGTGCTCAAGTGTCTTGCGGTGCTGgagtttctgctgctcaaCGTCGCGGATGGCGACGAGCTCAACCAGGTGCGCAGCTGTCTGGTGACCCACAAGCATCTGCTCTCTCGCGAGGTGATGGGCTACCGTGTCGGGGTGTCCAGCGACGGCAAGATGGAGGTGCACGAGCGCGGGATCCGCAAGAAGTGCGAGCAGGTGCTGCAGCTGCTCGAGGACTCGCAGTATCTCAAGCGCGAGCGCCAGCGACACGCCAGGAACAACCTCAAGATCCGCCAGCAGGGCGAGTCGTCGCTGTACAACGCGAACCCCGTGGACAGCAGTGGGTCGTCGCCGGCCGCAGAGGCGctcgacgacgacgagggCGCCGACGACGAGCTGCCGGAAACCGtgccgcagcagcagcgccaGCGTAGGCGCTCCCACATCGAGGAGCAGCGCCGCCAGCGGCGCGAGATCCTCAGGGAGAGGATCAAGAACACCGAGATCGAGCGCAAGAGGCAGCTCGAGCAGGCCAAGGCCCGCGATGAGCCCGATCTGCTCGACCTGATCGACTTCGACGACCTCGACGGGGTAGACGACGACGACTTCGGCGACTTCCAGGGCGGCGACGCCAGCGCTACGTCCTCGAACCCAACGGCCAGCGACATCCTGGACCTGCTAGATTGGACTGCCGCGCCGGCAGCTCCAGCGGCCTCGACAGATGCTCCCGCTGCCGAGAAGAACGCCCCCAAGAAGCACGACGCGTTCGCTGACCTTTTCTCGCACTCGAAGTCGCTGATATGA
- the GIR2 gene encoding Gir2p (ancestral locus Anc_8.334): MDYRGEQEQELEVLESIYPDELKVLNRNYPGVKFKVEVRLEPQLEDANGLTTEHTMCLEFELPERYPDEAPVIGIKAVETRPDEQDEEESEEEFDDHGNKVVRKLQSLPDQIHFDGFVPELSVLLEEQIDNDLLLGMQMCFTLISSVKELCETWFVEQLGKLERQHELELQAREREEQKKFRGTKVTRESFLEWRAKFRKELGIDQRDEKRRLEAHHGRMTGRTIFERGLAGDDEENEESLESAVTDKLRKL; encoded by the coding sequence ATGGACTACCGCGGTGAGCAGGAGCAAGAGTTGGAAGTGTTGGAGTCTATCTATCCGGATGAGCTGAAAGTATTGAATCGGAACTATCCAGGCGTGAAATTCAAGGTAGAGGTGCGGTTGGAACCGCAATTGGAGGATGCCAATGGGCTGACCACGGAACATACGATGTGTCTGGAGTTCGAGCTGCCGGAGAGGTACCCTGATGAAGCTCCAGTGATAGGAATCAAGGCGGTGGAAACGCGGCCAGACGAGcaagacgaggaagagagcGAGGAAGAGTTCGACGATCACGGGAACAAGGTGGTCAGAAAACTGCAGAGTCTGCCGGATCAGATACACTTCGATGGGTTCGTGCCGGAGCTGTCGGTGCTGCTGGAGGAGCAGATCGACAACGATTTGCTGCTTGGCATGCAGATGTGCTTTACGTTGATCTCGTCGGTGAAGGAGCTGTGCGAGACGTGGTTCGTGGAGCAGCTGGGGAAGCTGGAGAGACAGCATGAGCTGGAGCTGCAGGCGCGCGAGAGGGAGGAGCAGAAGAAGTTCCGGGGCACCAAGGTGACCCGCGAGTCGTTCCTGGAGTGGCGAGCCAAGTTCAGAAAGGAGCTGGGCATCGATCAGCGGGACGAGAAGAGGCGACTGGAAGCACATCACGGTAGGATGACCGGACGTACCATCTTTGAGCGCGGTCTTGCCggcgacgacgaggagaaCGAAGAATCGCTAGAGAGCGCAGTGACCGACAAGTTGAGAAAACTATGA
- a CDS encoding uncharacterized protein (ancestral locus Anc_8.333) translates to MRTTSVGKQRMERMAYTNTAAFSASTGPSSVFSSDDDPYDARIREIEEYYVKSLLNDDDEETEFAEAMSSESWSFGGSSKPPLRGYQPLGYFRSSMPAIVEVSSGSRSPKQFRNPLEVDINRNLMPSVDPLPLTTENLQRLTISPGAAKESRKSEHIANTTRSVPDSQQQLNKELYKTELCESFTTKGNCKYGNRCQFAHGLGELKFKQRSTNFRTKPCVNWTKLGYCPYGKRCCFKHGDDNDIKVYMKAENGLKASASKRPKNLHANVRALQKITW, encoded by the coding sequence ATGCGGACAACTTCGGTGGGAAAACAACGGATGGAAAGGATGGCATACACTAATACAGCGGCGTTCAGTGCGTCGACGGGACCCTCGTCCGTCTTTTCGAGCGATGATGACCCTTACGACGCTCGCATCCGGGAGATAGAGGAGTACTATGTGAAGAGTCTGTTGaacgatgacgacgaagagacAGAGTTTGCGGAAGCCATGAGCAGCGAAAGTTGGAGTTTTGGGGGATCATCAAAGCCGCCCTTGCGCGGGTACCAACCATTGGGGTATTTCAGATCGTCAATGCCGGCCATTGTCGAAGTTTCTTCGGGCTCCCGGAGCCCGAAGCAGTTCAGGAATCCATTGGAAGTCGATATCAACAGAAATCTCATGCCAAGCGTCGATCCACTCCCACTGACCACCGAGAACCTGCAGAGACTCACAATTTCACCTGGTGCGGCAAAGGAAAGCAGGAAAAGTGAGCACATCGCCAATACCACTCGCAGCGTACCGGACTCGCAGCAACAGTTGAACAAAGAACTGTACAAGACGGAGCTTTGTGAATCGTTCACGACAAAGGGAAATTGCAAATACGGCAACAGGTGCCAGTTTGCGCATGGACTAGGCGAGTTGAAGTTCAAACAGAGATCAACGAATTTCAGGACCAAACCATGTGTCAATTGGACCAAACTGGGCTATTGCCCTTATGGGAAGCGTTGTTGTTTCAAACACGGCGACGACAACGATATTAAGGTTTATATGAAGGCCGAGAACGGTTTGAAGGCCTCTGCAAGCAAGAGACCAAAGAATCTGCATGCTAACGTTAGGGCTCTGCAAAAGATCACATGGTAA
- the NUM1 gene encoding Num1p (ancestral locus Anc_8.331) has translation MSHPHRRESLLTQLENMHKQLNDETRKKWNHNNANEGNGDHRGASAAPSGMLSRNERNSMPMFAGSSSHSGLLASNSSQDMTFVMGLSENLLVECRRLQADNESKKRKLQAVKQDHEELKEKYQKLSNTHQIVVKELQSLRDTNWDLENKLQSVSVEARSLREKLSKNNRTLKLETESARQFKTDLEVSELKFTNLEKQLESTKNQHMAQLAELRKHVCELNDENDTLHLKNRESHEKLEKSKQLEQSTSEALQSAQRDLKSASDIIAQLRAQVKTLDATPDAKGFSIEAQEEERDGPRFGSDPSNASELNDVSESQAEEENILAEIKTSVECQCQQAIKSPNSEHDRLCTVSDNPLSQEDTYQESVSNGSSPEQVEKIDHMAALLKESGYIVISSTEYNDMMNKSKEYDNPTSECLRLKASHLGKQLVSPEELKQISNLSIPEIINRLEGEKYKVLQQDTYLEILRKTEDPPLDFLRDKLKLHGYMAVTNQEINRLRELDLSLVTANSEEIGFTVIADRLYLQLQRDISEPSLGYLKQMAQKGEVEALLHWLANKRDAVLLDKKEAEKLDRCFTAPTREFLDEKATSLGYQLIERGRFDEINRTFENPSNDFLDQKAGARGLSVVSSVELTQLRKIAEIPDLQFLSERASNLGYRLVLEGELKRLESTAHCPSLEFLTTKINEKEYTVIDNHSYHALVQQTTHPDLTFLKEKAVAQGHELIDKRLYEESQRKLFEPTQNELSEMAARLECVVVLASEYEQVNALLKNPSCSYLREKAQEHGLSLIPAAELEKLKNMSKDKSKVLSVNSFGFVSVPLPELEVLKSSSLANASLSDLKTKIQEMGYIAIAQEEYKRYQCANVSSESGGQEQIVAHCAKHDLNDLSRQEYETFKCGIASIPLEGHISALRSRGYAVAAQSNCDQLGSQLTSSESDHPIDHLQKNASAAGSAPIGEDISWMLEHILDAPSVVHPGSKANLSEHLLVCPKESTGNESHAKSSSMDYLSAKAQEIGYGLLKLEELKEMERRLNCISFQEFDDDFGGDKRWILVSEEEYYKTKNRLENPSVQELQAKTLRLGYVMLLASEYDAIQRAQISPSEEYLAQKALKYNKLLVEKTSYEALQLQIDNPSEGFLIKHAASLGKVLVSEPSYNEGLRRLAAPTHEFLVEKAANIGFVLVDIEQMEMFKALHKFQKMLEKAGFELTTTTEHELLLNHTEISTGQEGEVKSGSPLGAQDPTVVHKIEKPLDVTKMIRNDSFVLLDKDSYQSLLDACIKKVTKREVFDICSKFNMVALPSEKYEELVKEPTLDEIRSMAARHASVVVMREQFDMLKAEVEYPPDEAIERCADQKGMVLVKRSDYESLMLKFNNPTKLEIEKQAEKIGMIAIASERYEHLLKELKYKSSSATPSPSSKVQASKQYFEQVIRNQNKQSDKLYGPTKTLGFVTLSNEEYKKLKENQKSYTLTKADIYNGAKAFSLAVLPLEEYKALLRKKLVGAHYEHDSPEESTAKIDMKVVTFHMDSPTPFARKSVGGNPLKFCDHPSVAPLDDYASCSQTRSNDSLANDLQHDHSGQEIDFISSVGPAFLPHSQSRSRSFEDLKEGTTALSGGKGVSHYDEQHPDQVQSVKTERSLEQEQQQVPGLLDVSNSHEDSDLDDLDEDTLMKEARKKDLVLITRLDYEKFLAVAKSTTTREMLEAEASKLNLVVLEKQEYCELLNKNEVDVCYVEKLAHQFGLEAVSADYLRQLETTDNLTVDNVKERVANLGYVALTASEFDTLNEKAASQGLKVTQESISSKSSHFNSVIEPKIIKTEVKDETSDDQVEDLDAQNGVECLPSSTRVASKSGKQNDCENCFGMEGKEMPADLNADDIIRWASRFKLVPIEMEHFEQIKEELSNPTLTVEEIIERAEQHNLVAIPDDVYEQLQNSPKNGEQDTKAVEAKNANDGWEKDMTFDAAIAHLKVIADRFHLFRSPEEASSDCKLFGCSCVVVLSDIYYNELLTSQRMLACKVAEEKIRSKNQKLTSNVSPAKLKSHQLLQPTPNGGSKVQKQTFISSPKSPAQSAAANAHKAHLKFPKSLSHSAAFMPKHSRGSSVARNDSTAGSSIERSNSMGALSLATIASLSEPSIIPALTQTVIGEYLYKYYPYFGPFGLNSRHERFFWVHPYTLTLYWSTTNPVLSNPANHKTKCAAIISVESVVDTNPYPAGLYHKSIIITTDNKTVKITCATRQRHNIWYNSLRYLVQRNMEGISLEEIADDPSDTMYSGKIFPLPGENSKSASRRLSSTRRSVRARISKSTSMPMKKND, from the coding sequence ATGTCGCATCCTCACAGACGAGAGTCACTGTTGACTCAGCTTGAAAATATGCATAAGCAGCTCAACGATGAAACGCGGAAAAAGTGGAACCACAACAATGCCAATGAAGGGAACGGTGATCATAGGGGCGCTAGCGCAGCTCCCTCTGGTATGTTGAGCAGAAATGAGCGAAACTCGATGCCTATGTTTGCAGGTAGCTCGTCTCACAGTGGTCTGCTAGCGTCAAACAGCAGTCAGGATATGACCTTTGTCATGGGGCTCAGTGAAAACTTGTTGGTTGAGTGTAGAAGATTGCAGGCTGATAACGagtcaaagaaaaggaagcTACAGGCTGTTAAACAGGACCATGAAGAGctcaaggaaaaatatCAGAAACTGAGCAATACACACCAAATAGTCGTCAAGGAGTTGCAATCACTAAGGGACACCAATTGGGATTTAGAAAATAAATTGCAGAGCGTTTCGGTTGAAGCCAGAAGCCTGAGAGAAAAGCTTAGTAAAAACAATCGAACTCTTAAGCTGGAAACAGAGTCTGCAAGACAATTCAAAACGGATCTGGAGGTCTCAGAGCTAAAATTCACTAACCTtgagaagcagctggagTCAACGAAAAATCAACACATGGCGCAACTAGCTGAGCTAAGGAAGCATGTTTGCGAGCTGAATGACGAAAATGATACCTTgcatttgaaaaatagAGAATCGCATGAGAAGTTGGAGAAAAGCAAGCAACTTGAGCAATCAACCTCCGAGGCACTTCAATCTGCACAGCGCGACTTGAAGAGTGCAAGTGATATCATTGCTCAGCTCAGAGCACAGGTCAAGACACTTGATGCGACGCCCGACGCAAAGGGCTTTAGCATTGAGGctcaagaggaagagcgAGATGGGCCTAGATTTGGCAGCGATCCGAGTAACGCCTCTGAGTTGAACGATGTTTCTGAAAGTCAGGCGGAAGAGGAAAACATCTTAGCTGAGATCAAAACATCTGTGGAGTGTCAATGTCAACAGGCCATTAAATCGCCTAACAGCGAACATGACAGACTGTGCACCGTTTCAGACAATCCTCTTTCTCAGGAGGATACATATCAAGAGTCGGTCAGCAACGGAAGCTCGCCAGAACAAGTGGAGAAAATCGATCATATGGCCGCTTTATTGAAGGAATCTGGTTACATCGTCATTTCATCAACGGAATACAACGACATGATGAATAAATCAAAAGAATACGACAATCCAACAAGCGAATGCTTGAGATTGAAGGCAAGCCACTTAGGGAAGCAACTTGTCTCGCCTGAAGAGCTCAAACAAATATCGAACCTATCAATACCGGAGATTATCAACAGATTAGAGGGCGAAAAATACAAAGTTCTCCAGCAGGATACCTATCTAGAGATATTAAGAAAGACAGAAGATCCGCCACTAGACTTTTTGAGAGATAAGCTTAAATTACATGGCTATATGGCTGTCACAAACCAAGAAATCAATCGACTTCGGGAACTTGATTTATCGCTCGTGACTGCAAATTCTGAGGAAATTGGCTTTACTGTAATAGCTGATAGGTTGTATCTTCAATTACAGAGGGACATATCGGAACCTTCCCTGGGGTATTTGAAGCAAATGGCTCAAAAAGGCGAGGTCGAGGCACTGCTTCACTGGTTAGCAAACAAGCGAGATGCAGTTCTGTTAGATAAAAAAGAAGCCGAGAAATTGGACCGTTGCTTTACCGCACCAACTCGGGAATTTTTGGATGAAAAAGCAACTTCTCTTGGTTATCAGTTAATCGAGCGTGGCAGATTTGACGAGATAAATCGGACCTTTGAAAACCCTTCGAACGATTTTCTGGACCAGAAGGCTGGTGCACGAGGTCTCTCTGTCGTGTCGTCAGTTGAATTAACTCAGCTTAGGAAGATTGCTGAAATCCCCGATCTTCAGTTTCTATCTGAAAGGGCAAGTAATCTCGGATATCGTCTTGTGCTAGAAGGTGAACTGAAAAGGTTAGAATCGACCGCCCATTGCCCCAGCCTAGAATTTTTAACGACAAAAATAAACGAAAAGGAATACACTGTTATAGATAACCACAGCTATCATGCCTTGGTCCAGCAGACAACGCATCCGGACCTGACATTCctgaaagaaaaggcagTAGCGCAAGGTCATGAGTTAATAGATAAAAGATTGTATGAGGAGTCACAAAGGAAACTATTTGAACCAACACAAAATGAACTATCTGAAATGGCGGCCCGTCTCGAATGTGTTGTTGTGCTCGCTTCAGAATATGAGCAGGTGAACGCCCTGCTTAAGAACCCTTCTTGTAGCTATCTTCGGGAGAAAGCCCAGGAGCATGGTTTGTCACTTATACCAGCAGCGGAGCTTgagaagctcaaaaataTGTCAAAGGACAAGTCCAAAGTCCTTTCTGTTAACTCATTTGGTTTCGTATCGGTTCCGCTCCCTGAgcttgaagttttgaagagctcatcgTTAGCCAACGCTAGCCTTTCGGACTTGAAGACCAAAATACAGGAAATGGGATACATCGCGATTGCACAGGAAGAGTATAAGCGCTATCAATGTGCAAATGTTAGCTCAGAGTCCGGTGGACAAGAACAGATCGTGGCCCATTGTGCCAAGCATGATCTCAACGACCTTTCGCGTCAGGAGTATGAAACTTTTAAATGTGGGATAGCCAGCATACCTCTTGAAGGGCATATTTCTGCATTGCGATCTCGTGGATATGCAGTTGCAGCTCAGAGTAATTGCGACCAGCTGGGGAGCCAACTTACTTCTTCTGAATCGGATCATCCGATTGATCATCTGCAAAAGAATGCATCGGCAGCAGGATCTGCCCCTATCGGCGAGGATATTTCTTGGATGCTCGAGCACATCTTAGACGCGCCATCCGTAGTGCACCCTGGAAGTAAAGCAAACTTAAGTGAGCATCTACTTGTTTGTCCAAAGGAATCAACAGGCAATGAGTCCCATGCAAAGTCATCTAGCATGGACTATCTGTCTGCTAAAGCCCAAGAAATCGGTTATGGCCTGCTTAAACTGGAAGAGCTCAAGGAAATGGAAAGAAGATTGAACTGTATTtcctttcaagaattcGACGATGATTTTGGAGGCGATAAGAGATGGATACTTGTctcagaagaagaatattaTAAAACCAAAAATCGCTTGGAAAACCCTTCGGTTCAAGAACTGCAGGCAAAAACGCTTCGACTAGGTTACGTCATGCTACTTGCTTCTGAGTATGACGCTATACAACGTGCGCAGATCAGCCCTTCAGAAGAATACCTCGCTCAGAAAGCTCTCAAATACAATAAGTTACTCGTAGAGAAGACTTCGTATGAGGCGCTGCAACTGCAAATAGATAATCCTTCAGAGGGCTTTCTTATTAAACATGCCGCCTCGCTCGGAAAAGTTTTAGTATCTGAGCCTAGTTACAACGAGGGTCTGAGACGACTTGCCGCCCCGACGCATGAATTCTTGGTGGAAAAGGCTGCCAATATAGGGTTTGTGCTAGTCGATATCGAACAAATGGAAATGTTTAAAGCGTTACacaaatttcaaaagatgcTTGAAAAAGCTGGTTTTGAACTCACAACAACGACAGAACATGAATTGCTGCTGAATCATACAGAGATATCAACAGGTCAGGAAGGTGAAGTAAAAAGCGGTTCTCCTTTAGGAGCTCAGGACCCGACTGTTGTGCACAAAATAGAAAAGCCTTTGGATGTGACGAAAATGATTAGGAATGATTCTTTTGTTCTATTAGATAAAGACAGTTATCAATCATTGCTCGATGCTTGCATAAAAAAAGTCACTAAACGGGAGGTCTTTGACATTTGTTCTAAATTCAATATGGTTGCACTACCTTCTGAGAAGTACGAGGAGCTGGTCAAGGAACCTACGCTGGACGAAATAAGGTCCATGGCTGCTCGTCATGCGTCTGTGGTGGTGATGCGTGAGCAGTTTGATATGCTGAAAGCAGAGGTAGAATATCCCCCAGATGAAGCCATTGAGCGATGTGCAGATCAAAAGGGAATGGTTCTTGTTAAAAGGAGCGATTATGAGTCTTTAATGCTAAAATTCAATAATCCCACGAAGCTTGAAATAGAAaaacaagcagaaaagaTAGGCATGATAGCGATTGCGAGCGAAAGATACGAACACCTGCTGAAAGAATTAAAATATAAGTCTTCCTCAGCAACGCCGtcgccttcttcaaaggTACAAGCGAGCAAGCAGTATTTTGAGCAGGTCATCCGGAATCAGAATAAACAGTCGGATAAATTGTACGGGCCAACTAAAACACTAGGATTCGTCACCCTTTCTAACGAAGAATAtaagaagttgaaggaaaacCAAAAGTCATATACTTTGACTAAGGCTGATATTTATAACGGCGCTAAAGCATTTTCACTTGCCGTGCTGcctcttgaagaatacaaAGCGCTTCTGAGAAAGAAATTGGTGGGTGCTCATTATGAGCATGATAGTCCTGAGGAAAGTACAGCGAAGATTGACATGAAAGTCGTTACCTTTCATATGGATTCTCCGACCCCTTTTGCCAGGAAATCAGTCGGAGGAAATCCGTTGAAATTTTGCGATCACCCATCTGTCGCACCATTGGATGATTATGCTTCATGTTCACAGACCAGGAGCAATGATTCTTTGGCTAACGACTTGCAACATGATCATTCCGGCCAAGAAATAGACTTCATATCTTCGGTAGGTCCTGCCTTTCTCCCCCACAGCCAAAGCCGAAGCAGAAGttttgaagatctcaaaGAGGGGACAACGGCTTTGAGCGGTGGTAAGGGCGTGTCTCACTATGATGAACAGCATCCGGACCAAGTTCAATCTGTGAAAACGGAGCGTTCTCTAGAACAGGAGCAACAGCAGGTTCCTGGATTGCTTGACGTCAGTAACTCGCATGAAGATAGTGATCTGGATGATCTGGATGAGGACACCCTGATGAAAGAGGCGAGGAAAAAGGATCTGGTTCTTATAACTAGGCTAGACTATGAAAAGTTCTTGGCCGTTGCAAAGAGCACAACCACAAGAGAAATGCTTGAGGCAGAAGCATCTAAACTAAATTTGGTGGTTCTTGAAAAGCAAGAATACTGCGAGCTTCTGAATAAAAATGAGGTCGATGTTTGCTACGTTGAAAAACTAGCGCATCAGTTCGGTCTCGAGGCGGTGAGTGCAGATTATCTGCGCCAACTGGAAACAACTGATAATCTGACTGTCGATAATGTGAAAGAAAGAGTCGCCAATTTGGGATATGTTGCTTTAACGGCATCCGAGTTTGATACTCTGAACGAGAAAGCCGCGTCACAAGGGCTTAAGGTCACACAAGaatcaatttcatcaaagtcATCTCACTTCAATTCGGTAATAGAGCCAAAAATAATCAAAACAGAAGTGAAGGATGAAACTTCAGACGACCAGGTTGAGGATTTGGATGCGCAAAATGGGGTTGAATGCCTACCGTCTTCTACTCGTGTCGCATCTAAAAGTGGTAAGCAAAACGACTGCGAAAATTGCTTCGGGATGGAAGGTAAGGAAATGCCCGCTGATTTGAATGCCGATGATATTATTCGATGGGCGTCAAGATTTAAACTTGTCCCCATCGAAATGGAGCACTTCGAGCAgataaaagaagaattgagTAATCCAACGCTGACAGTTGAAGAGATTATAGAGCGAGCAGAACAGCATAATCTAGTTGCTATTCCTGATGATGTATATGAACAATTGCAAAACTCGCCAAAGAATGGTGAACAAGATACCAAAGCTGTCGAGGCGAAAAACGCTAATGATGGATGGGAGAAGGATATGACTTTTGACGCAGCTATTGCGCATCTGAAAGTGATCGCGGATCGGTTTCATTTGTTCCGTTCGCCTGAAGAAGCGTCAAGCGACTGCAAGCTATTCGGCTGCAGTTGTGTTGTGGTTCTTTCCGATATTTATTACAACGAATTGCTAACTAGCCAGAGGATGCTGGCTTGTAAAGTCgcagaagagaagattCGATCCAAAAACCAGAAGCTTACGTCAAACGTCAGCCCAGCGAAACTAAAAAGTCATCAGCTGTTGCAACCTACTCCTAATGGCGGTTCAAAAGTGCAGAAACAAACTTTTATCAGCTCTCCAAAATCTCCGGCTCAAAGTGCTGCAGCAAACGCACATAAAGCGCATCTCAAGTTTCCAAAATCATTGTCCCATAGCGCTGCTTTCATGCCAAAGCATTCCAGGGGTTCCTCTGTCGCAAGAAATGATAGCACAGCTGGTTCTTCCATTGAGAGAAGTAATTCGATGGGAGCTCTTTCGCTAGCCACGATTGCCTCGCTAAGCGAGCCCAGCATAATACCTGCACTGACACAAACCGTCATAGGTGAGTATTTGTACAAGTACTATCCATATTTTGGTCCTTTTGGCTTAAATAGCCGTCATGAGAGGTTCTTCTGGGTGCATCCATACACATTAACGCTGTATTGGTCAACGACAAATCCAGTTTTGTCGAATCCAGCTAATCATAAGACTAAATGCGCGGCTATTATTTCTGTTGAAAGCGTTGTGGATACAAATCCGTATCCTGCTGGCTTATACCATAAGAGCATTATAATAACCACCGATAACAAAACAGTCAAGATAACCTGTGCAACGAGGCAGCGACACAACATTTGGTACAACTCATTGAGATATCTGGTGCAACGGAACATGGAAGGAATTAGCTTGGAAGAGATAGCAGACGATCCCAGCGACACCATGTACTCGGGCAAGATATTCCCACTACCGGGAGAAAACTCAAAGAGCGCCAGTCGGCGGTTATCGAGTACAAGAAGGTCTGTGAGGGCTCGCATATCCAAATCGACTTCTATGCcaatgaagaaaaatgacTGA